The following proteins are co-located in the Dehalococcoides mccartyi 195 genome:
- a CDS encoding site-specific DNA-methyltransferase yields the protein MDKMRMESVDMTEKNIDRIAALFPNCITETVDEERSTPDKKVYKKAVNFELLRQMLSGDVLEGDEAYEFTWVGKKAAIVEANKPIRKTLRPCPEESVNWDSTENLYIEGDNLEVLKLIQESYMGKVKLIFIDPPYNTGSDFIYADDFAVGSAEYSDEIGEVDADGNRLFKNTDSNGRFHSDWCSMMYSRLMLARNLLTDDGSIFISIDFNEVENLKKIMDEVFGAENFQREIVWRIGWLSGYKTMAPNFIRNHDTILFYSKNSSKIEFIKKYIENKDFKPLLKKDAKVTAKLKSLGLSDEQQKELLEFINHGNRPERYPIEDTWNSNEYDDLNSIAIVSFSGEKISKILDVDQDFKGQKSVKMLMRIIEATTKEDDIVMDFFSGTGSTAHAVMQMNAEDGCHRKYIMVQLPEPCEDGGAAKEAGYENICEIGKERIRRIGQRINESAPLFDLDTGFRVFKVAESNMNDVYYSAGEYNQGMLSMLESNVKSDRSDLDLLFGCLLEWGLPLSMPYTSEQIEGCTVHTYNDGDLIACFDENIPDSVIKTIAKRQPLRAVFRDSSFDGSPAKINVGEIFKMLAPDTRIKVI from the coding sequence GTCTACAAGAAGGCGGTTAACTTTGAGCTTCTCCGGCAGATGCTATCCGGTGATGTGCTGGAGGGCGACGAGGCCTATGAGTTTACATGGGTTGGTAAGAAAGCGGCCATAGTCGAAGCCAATAAGCCCATCCGCAAGACTCTGCGTCCGTGCCCAGAGGAGAGTGTAAATTGGGACTCCACAGAGAATTTGTATATCGAAGGTGACAATCTCGAAGTCCTCAAGCTCATACAGGAGAGCTATATGGGGAAAGTGAAACTAATCTTTATTGATCCGCCATACAATACGGGCAGCGATTTCATCTATGCAGATGACTTTGCAGTTGGCTCAGCGGAGTACAGTGATGAAATTGGTGAGGTGGATGCAGACGGGAATAGACTTTTTAAGAATACAGATTCCAATGGGAGGTTCCATTCTGATTGGTGCTCGATGATGTATTCAAGGCTCATGCTCGCCAGAAATCTCCTTACAGACGACGGAAGCATTTTTATAAGTATTGATTTTAATGAAGTCGAAAACCTGAAGAAGATAATGGATGAGGTTTTTGGAGCAGAGAATTTTCAACGAGAAATTGTCTGGAGAATAGGGTGGCTCTCAGGTTATAAAACAATGGCTCCGAATTTCATCCGAAATCATGACACTATTCTGTTTTATTCGAAGAACTCAAGTAAAATTGAGTTCATAAAGAAATATATTGAGAATAAGGATTTCAAGCCTTTGCTTAAGAAAGATGCAAAGGTGACGGCAAAGCTGAAAAGCCTCGGTTTAAGCGACGAACAGCAGAAGGAACTTCTGGAATTTATTAATCATGGAAATCGACCAGAAAGATATCCGATAGAGGATACATGGAATTCGAATGAGTATGATGATTTGAACAGCATTGCAATCGTCTCTTTTTCAGGAGAGAAAATCTCGAAAATTCTCGATGTTGATCAGGATTTTAAAGGACAGAAGTCAGTGAAAATGCTGATGAGAATTATTGAGGCAACGACAAAAGAAGATGACATCGTGATGGATTTCTTTTCCGGAACCGGATCAACGGCTCACGCTGTCATGCAGATGAATGCTGAAGATGGTTGTCATAGGAAGTATATTATGGTGCAGCTTCCTGAACCGTGCGAAGATGGCGGCGCTGCTAAAGAAGCCGGATATGAGAATATCTGCGAGATTGGAAAGGAGCGAATTCGCAGGATTGGGCAGCGCATCAATGAATCTGCACCGTTGTTCGATTTGGATACTGGATTCAGAGTGTTCAAGGTTGCAGAAAGTAATATGAATGATGTTTATTATTCTGCTGGGGAATACAATCAGGGAATGCTTTCGATGTTGGAGTCCAATGTGAAATCGGATCGTTCTGACCTCGATCTGCTATTTGGTTGCCTGCTTGAATGGGGATTGCCGCTCTCGATGCCGTACACGTCAGAGCAGATTGAAGGCTGCACAGTTCACACATACAACGATGGCGATCTGATTGCCTGCTTTGATGAGAACATTCCGGATTCTGTTATTAAAACTATCGCCAAGCGTCAGCCGCTCCGCGCAGTTTTTCGCGATAGCAGCTTCGATGGAAGCCCGGCAAAGATCAACGTAGGGGAGATTTTCAAAATGTTGGCACCGGATACGAGGATCAAGGTGATTTAA
- a CDS encoding restriction endonuclease: MMWVIRAGQNSGFYDKYLRTSRVYIPWDGYKFDLSSIKERADFRAVVEKEKKMDNRTSVSNWAGQLFTFTQEIQTGDYVLIPSKGSRNYCLAKITGAYSFDEKEPDKLYHSRPIEILLKDIPRDIFSQSVIYSLGAFRTIFRAKHEDEIMNTIKKWKEAHR, translated from the coding sequence ATGATGTGGGTGATACGTGCCGGACAGAACTCCGGATTCTATGACAAATATTTGAGAACGAGCCGTGTTTATATTCCTTGGGACGGGTATAAGTTCGACTTGTCATCAATCAAAGAGCGAGCCGATTTTAGAGCCGTTGTTGAAAAAGAAAAAAAGATGGATAACCGGACTTCAGTCTCTAATTGGGCGGGGCAGCTCTTTACCTTTACACAGGAAATACAAACGGGCGACTATGTGCTGATTCCATCAAAAGGAAGCAGAAACTACTGCCTTGCCAAGATTACGGGCGCGTACAGCTTTGATGAAAAAGAGCCGGATAAACTGTATCATTCACGTCCAATAGAGATTTTACTGAAGGATATACCAAGAGACATTTTTTCACAGTCAGTTATCTATTCTCTGGGTGCTTTCAGAACGATTTTTAGGGCAAAGCATGAGGATGAAATTATGAATACTATAAAGAAATGGAAGGAGGCGCACAGATGA